Part of the Anopheles coluzzii chromosome 3, AcolN3, whole genome shotgun sequence genome is shown below.
AAACCTGTAAAGGTTTTATAAATATCAACTCATAGAGACAGTATTTGTTACTAGATGACACTTGGAGATACAATAAAACATAGATATCcttgtgcagcaaaaaaaaaactccgagTGTTCTCTGATTGAATGACGTAACAAGTAAATGAGAAAAACTGAAGAGATCAAAAACGACAATCTGAAGAAAAatgaggagagaaaaaaagttcACTGTTTCCGCCCGGGTTCGAACCGGGGACCTTCTGCGTGTGAAGCAGACGTGATAACCACTACACTACGGAAACACAACTGGGAGGAAGCTGCTCAAAGCAGTACATCAATGTGGTGCAGTGACTATGGTGTTGTTATATTTATGTTGATTATTATGTTGCTTGCTATTTCACGAATTACGATTAGATTACATCGTTTTCGAACAGCACAGTTCAATAGCATGTATTATATACGCTTTTTGCACTGCACACACATTGCTTTATACAGCCGTTGTTGTAGAAAAATGCTTTTTCTTTCAAGTTGTATATTATATACTTGCAAAATACTAAATTCTTGCTAAAACGCTTTCATACTTTTCTTCTTATCATTGAGCCCAGAACATAGCCGAAATTAACACACAGAAAGTAACAGTtcaaaacagcaacatcagTACAACAGTAACATTGATTGCGCAAACAAAACCCTTAGCTATAGTTAATTTGTAGATAAATTTATTCGTATCAAATAAGTTTGTTGTTATCGTTTTTTAACTACTTGAAGTACACTTTCGACTCTAACGACTCTTTCCCGCCATTACTCATTCCAGCGTACCGTGCATATACTACACCTTGAACCTCATACCCATTTATCGCGTACGTATATTAACATTGAATCTAACTCGAAATTGTaataattttgttgttgttgtggcatCAACAGTAAAgcttgaaacacacacacacacggacgggGTATGTGTCCTGTGAGGGAGTGAGCAAGGATCTAAGTTCTGATTTTGTAGGGTGGATTTTACATTCCCTTTGCTTTTGCTAGCTTCCATCTTCACTCATGTCTGTCGCATTTGCTTACTTTACTAGTTGGTGTTTAAACAGAGGAGAAACGTTCGTATTTAGCTGTTGcatcacacaccacacacatacacacagggaCTTATGCACCTCAATTTGTGCATCTAGAGGCTACGTGTTCTCTTGCTGCTACCCGTACTAGCTCTTTTCGTCTTTTGCACCACACgcaacacaccaccacacatcACCAGAAGGCAAGCGTTTTACGCAATTGCACAATGTTTATGAAGAAATTTATAAAAGTGAACCCTTCATACATGTACTCAACAGAGACTACCATTCTCAAACCTAGCTTCTTAGTCAGCATTTAGTACGCATTCAGCAATTCACTGTTTGAGCCCTCCGCTCCTGTCTTCTTCGTCTCTACTAGACCCCTTCATGGACAACCGCGTGTCCTTTCGCGTGTATATTTTGCATTATGTGGTGGTCTGTGCATTCCCGTTTTGCCTTCGTTGCCAGCTAGTTGGGCTTTTAGTGATTGAGCTCGTTCTGGAATTACGCTTGAGGTTCACCGCCAATATGTGCGTGCTGCTGCGGGACAAAGTTGAGTACCTCTTTGAAGACCAGTTCTAAAAAGACACGTgcaaataaagcaataaaagaTGACATTAGAGGCTCGAATGAGTGGTTTACTATTATAAAGATCTTCTCTTACCCTTCCACCGTTCCACGGGCAGGTCCATGTCCTCGAAACTCTGATCGTACAGCGATGAGGTTGGCTCGTCGGACGGATCGGCATACTTCTCCAAATAGCTAAAATCACACAACAAATAAAGAGTGGATGTGAGTAGAATAGTGAAGTTCTCTGTGCAAATAAAAACCGCTCCTTACGGATGAGCAAGGGCCTGTTCGGCCGTTATCCGCTTGTCCGCATCCAGCTCCAACATTTTCTCCAGCAAATCGATGGCAAGCGGATTGGCACCGCGGAAAACGTCGCTAAAGTTGCGCTTCTCCGTTTTCGGCAGCGATTTTATGTAATGACGGGCCTGCAAATGTACGAAAAGGGTTCAACACAAAATCAGTTTCAGAAGGTCACATTAAATTCTATACGACTAAGAAGACGTAAGCTGAAAATCGTAAAGAAAAGCAACATGTTCGAAGCTCTACCTCTTCGCTGGTGATTTTTTGCATCAGTTCTTCGTTGGGCGTACCGCAGAAAAACATAACGCGTGTCAGATGGTCAATATCTGCGGTTGAATATCCAAACCACCCCgcatacaaacacgcacaaaGCAAGTTCATTCATTGTTCATCGTCATcggttttccaaaaaaaaagttacgcGTTTGATTCAAACGATAGCAGACGGCCAGCAGCAAAACATAGAGCACCATCcatcattacagggtttcccacgatttattggttggttcccacgatttattggtgcgttcccacgattttttggtcatttcccataattttttggtagcaacccacgatttattggtcggttcccaaatattattggtcggttcccaaatattattggtcgtttcccaaatattattggtcggtattatattatattatatttgggaaccgaccaataatatttgggaaacgaccaataatatttgggaaccgaccaataatatttgggaaccgaccaataaatcgtgggttgctaccaaaaaattatgggaaatgaccaaaaaatcgtgggaacgcaccaataaatcgtgggaaccaaccaataaatcgtgggaaaccctgtatgtttGGTTCCAAAGTTAAGGTTTCTACGTAACATGCTTATTTAGAGGGAATCATTTTGTGTagcataaaatataaacatgcCCAACTCGATAGATAAACGGGTTAGTATGTGGAAAACAGCAAACTTATGGAGTTGGTTAAGATGGGTAAAGAATAAAAAGGGGAATTTCCATTCCATGGGATAATGTGTGTAGTTGAACCGAACTCCTGCACTACGACGCAGTACAGTTATGCGAAGCGAAAGAGAACGAAACACTATCGCGCAACCTGTATTGCATGAGATCCCTCCCTTCCAACCAGCCGAAATAGCTCAGTTGGGAGAGCGTTAGACTGAAGATCTAAAGGTCCCCGGTTCAATCCCGGGTTTCGGCAGgcaatttcacttttttctggTTTTCTATCCAGTTTTCAGTTTTTTGTCACATTTTTCCGTGCTACGATTTTACAAAGAATCAAATCACATAAGAGCCAAAAACTGATATGCAAAGCTATAGTCCTTCAGAAGCAGCTAGTAGATGACTTGGTCATACTCATCCATTCCAATTGTTCACAATTAGCGTTAGGAAGGATTCACTATGCTTAATAGCAGACACATGCATCACTTTTCACGACAAACTATTAAAAAGATCTTGGTGTGTactatattttaatgttatATTTACTTTGAGagttatttaatttgttcaagCAGCATAGAACTGTCGCTGTCCTTTatggaggtgtgtgtgttttcgtatGTGATGGCACGATAACTCTGTGCTTCCTGTAACAGTGCCCTCTACGTTTCAAAGAACGAGCACAATGGGTTCttttatatttcatttcaccCACCATCAATTCCATGGAAGCCCCTCCCACCACCTGCCGAAATAGCTCAGTTGGGAGAGCGTTAGACTGAAGATCTAAAGGTCCCCGGTTCAATCCCGGGTTTCGGCACAGAAAATCACAACTTCTTTTTTGTCcttctaccaccaccatcccagAAACAGAGCTTTTTCTTGATGAAGTATTAGGATATGTTGATATTGACATTGGTTTTTACCTAATAAACCTTTCGCGATCGTCAAAAGTAGCAAATTGGGTTCATATTAAATCCGGCACAATGTCGTTCAGACGACATTCAGCAAAATTTAGCCGTTATAGCCGACTGTAGATTCCATTTTAGGTAGATTTATATTGGTTCGAAATAAAGACGAGCATTTTAACGTTTACGAACAGTTGGGTTTTAACGCGTCAGCAATTCCATACCAAACCCCTTGTCATTGCTTTCATTTTATATGTTAGTATTGCTATTGTTAAGAGCTTCGTCTTTACATGCATAAATCGTTAACAAGCTTTATTATTTCCATAATCATGCTgttaatataatataaatcaatttttacACTATACAATAGTACAACAGATCACAAACCCTGCCCCAACTGATGTCATATTCCGATGTGTTTGCACCTGACCAAAACGAGCGCGAGCGCATTAGAATATGTTCATCAGTACCACTATGGTCCGCCCTCCCCCCACCTGCCGAAATAGCTCAGTTGGGAGAGCGTTAGACTGAAGATCTAAAGGTCCCCGGTTCAATCCCGGGTTTCGGCAATGACCGTCcatctttttttacttcttttcatAAGATTCCAACGACAATCAACCATAAACTACTTTCAAACAACACTTTTGCGCTCTTCATAAGCTCTCTCAATGAtgctgttttaattttccctTCTCCTCTGGGAGTTCACGTCGCCTATCGGTATGTCTAATCGATGTTCACGTTCACCTGATTGACCACCATACCCCACGACGAAGGCAACATAGTCTCACAGTGGACATGTTTTTGTATGTATGCTCCTCTACCCGCTACCCCAAACGGGCCAAGCCCCAGAATTGGCAAACGAACCGTACCATGTAGGTCCGATGAGAAAAGCCTACAACCAAACGGCATGTAATGACGGCAGATAATAACTTAATCAAGACGatcgtccacacacacaccaaccccCGCCCCGTTCCTTCTTGATTTCCTGAAAAGGGGGTGAGGCACCCGACCGGCTGTTTGTTCAAGTGTTACCGCGGTATGGATGCGAACTGATGATAAGAAGAAACCATCGTGTgctgcaacaaacacacataccaacATAGTCCAGGCCTCCCTTTTGCCGGTGGTGTTGTGTGGGGTGTGGACATTCCGCCGTGTGGAATAGTTGCGAttctcctccttctccccCCTGTATCTTGCCCTGATAATAAGGAACGAGAGCGTTTCAATTCGGAACAGTCGGAACAGACGCAAAAGGGGAAGGAAGTCGTCTCTGGCCGTTTACAGTAACTTGTTGCTAATGCCAAGGCGGGAAACCCCCATAAGCGGCTTCCCCGCTCGTGCTTGCAGGAAACCCTTTCCATCTCCATCGCACCATTCTTGTGTTGAGGCACATCTTACGACAAGAAACGACTGTCGTGAAACGAATCAAATGAAATTAACTGAGTGCAGCAACAAATGGTAGCAGAAAAATCCCTTCGTGGCCCGCTTGGAGAGCCGGTAAAACGTGCAAGAATTTGTAGAATGTTGTTCAAATTGAACGCAATGCCTATTAAAAGCTAAAAGGTCTCTCCATTCTCTCCACATTCTGTAgtagtaagagagagagagcagatAATAATGGTCAAGTCAATCAGTGACGAATGCACATTGGTGTTTCAAATTCAATCGGTTCTGTCCGTTTGTGTTGAAGTGTACACAACTTCAATTGATTCAAATTAGACACGCTTTCTGGGAAGAAATGAGGCGATTACCCTGCTTATTGTGATAATGCTCAATAATGTCAGCTCTATAAATTGGGTCTTATTAAAAAGAACGTCTTAAGGACGTTCCGTTCCTCCAGCTTtaaaaaatggaagcaaaatgCTCACAATACAACTAAAAAACCTTCTGATAGCAATCGATTTGTCGTCGTCACCCCCTACACCTTATCATGGCCAGGCAAAACCAATCGCAACATGGCTGCTTTCAACCCACTATCTGGCACACACTGTGGCCTAGGCACAGCTCCAAAACTTCCATATCAAACAGCTACACACACCTCTCCGTCGTGGTCGTTTGGACACCGCCTCCGTGCCTTTTTCCTCCAATTGATCGCTATTTGCTACTGCCACCCTTTGGACAGATTGTGTGAGTATACTTTTGCACCCTTCGGACGACGCAGGTCTCGCTAGAGCGCTGACGACCATCAATGGGGCAAGCAAGTGTCGCCATCACttgcgcgagcgagcgaacgcgCAGGTTTTGAGTCACCCCAGTAGTATCATATGGGGGCAAAACGCGCAAAAAATAGCGTTTTTCTAATCACGCTTGACGTGTTGTGGTGATGAATGCacccagttttttttcttcttcttctattgctgctgctccataTCACTTAAAACGAAGCCTATTGGCTCTACCATCACTAGTGGATGTACTTGATCGAAAGCCTCACCACACTTTGGGGGGTGGCAATTAAAAAGTGCAGACACACAGTAGTGTAGCGGGGGGTTCGATTACATTCGACTAAATATAgtactgctgcagcagcagcttttttttcaatcgtcTGTGTGACCTTTTCTGTTGTCGCTGTTTTCGGTTCTTATGGTTAATTGTAATTAATGAAGCGTAATGCAACCGTATGCAGAGTGTTTAGCAATCTACAACGAAATGAAAGGGAGGGAGGGTTAGAGTAGCAAGAACGCATGGCCCCTTTGTATTGAGTAGCTCCCCCACAGAAGTAATAGTATTATAGAAAGTGATTAAACTACAAAATAAGAGTAAGAAAACAATACACAAAAGGGTCAgagagacaaaacaaaaaatggttttaCAATTACTCACACTTTCCGAGGAGATTTTCGCCATGAACTCATCGTTCGGTGTGCCGAGTATCTCCATGATAAGGTTTAGCTGGTGAATGTCTGGGGCAGGAGATGAATCAAGTTTTGAGAGGTTGTGGGCGATTGGGAGTACAAaaaacgagagagaaaaaaatatggaaatcaTGCCCGAATGGCACACAGCGAGAGTAAGAAGGAAGAAAGTCAAAGAAAATCACGTTCGAaaatggttttggttttgctccCGCAGTATATGATATAATATTGAAATGGAGAGAAATTGGAAAGCTAGACTAGAGTGACGCATTAGtgacaaaatttgaatttttttaaacaaaaaacaaaacggaattGTAAATTGGCTTTACTTTTTTTGGAGgggaaacgaaaacaaagGAGTTTGGACAGCGTTAAACAAATACAGACAATTTGGTATAAACACTAACGACCAAATAACACCGCGCAAGATGGTAAATGTGTGTTAGTAATGTTAGTTACACGCACAAATTGCACAAACCCTCCCCCCTAACACAAAAAGCtttgccaaaacaaaaacaaaaaaatggaactaaAACcacgaagcaaaacaaaaagagggTGTCttatgtgtctatgtgtgtgtaaggtTTGCATTGCTTTGCAGTAAAAAGGATACGGTCCGTGCCGGGGAACAGTGTCCGGCCGGTCAGCAGCTCCGCCATGATGCAGCCGACCGACCAAATGTCCACCGTTTGGTTGTAGTGCATCCAGTTGAGCATAATTTCGGGCGCCCGGTACCAGCGGGTCGCGACGTAGCCGGTCATCTCGTTCTCGGTCGGGCGGGCCAACCCAAAGTCCAGTATTTTCAGCTCGCAGTCCTCGTTCACGGCAATGTTGGACGGCTTCAAATCCTACGGCGAGACAGAGAGGGGgagcaaaagagaaagagcgtTAGAAACATTAGCCTCGACATGCTGACCGCTGGACACAATTAGAGGATATTATGTGCTTGCTGCTGAAGGGCGGTGGGTGGGGTTTGATGTTGTGTAGGTAAAACGAAATTGATCGATTTTATGCACCTTCACCCCCGGCCAACATTCTCGAGGACAGTCTAATTTCAGTCTTGCGGTCATTTaaagcaaacatacacacagacagagagagacgaCCATGTCACGAGCATAAAATCACTTTTACATCATTTTAGTTTGACACGCAACGTACGTCGCCTCGAGCGACGTGTAAGAAAGAAAGGGGTGaagaaaagtgtgtgtgtttgtttgatttatgacTTGCATGACTTGAGGGCGCCGGTGAACCTACCCGGTGAATGATTCCCGCACTGTGTATGTACTTCAGGCCGCGCAGGATCTGGTAGACGAGAAACTGGACATGCTCGTCCGACAGGCGCTGGGTGCGGATGATGTTGTTCAGGTCGGCGCCCATCAGGTGCGTCACCAGGTAGACCTGCTGGAACGATTCGAGCGTATTGTTGGCCCCCGGATGGAACACGTCCAGCAGGCCGATAATGTTCTCGTGGTTCATGTGCTTCAGCATGCGCAGCTCCCGGTAGGTGCGCTTCGCGTGGACGGCTGACTGGAACGGGCGGGCCAGCTTCTTGATTGCCACCTTCACGTTGTGCTCCGTGTCCATGGCCGAGctagagagagggaaagaatggtaagagaagaagaagaaaataatcaataaaatgTTCTAATGGTCAGACGGTCATACACATTGTGGAAACAAAATTGAAGagttttaatgaatttttcaGGCTTTTCGTGGATTTTTATTAGAAACCGCCACAAACAGAATGTTGGCTAGGCATCTAATCTTCCCCTTGTGCCTCTTTTTGGTGGTTTTATATTAATTCCTCGTTGTACAACATACATGATGAATAATATCCTTTTCTAAATGTTTCgcattaaattcaatttaattcatttttcaattaccAACTGCCCATTTCAttatgattgatttttaagCATTCAAATTATTTTAGCCAATTTACCTGTCAGTATAATAGGTAATTGTGATTAAATTGCCTCGCCAGGTGTCATTAAAATTCGGTGAAAAATTCGGGATGTCTCATCCACTGGGAATTAAATACACATTACTGTAGTCTTCAATGTCACCCAATAGTATTCTTCAATTCTAATGCTTGAAAAGAGGGCGCAAAGAGTTTTAGCCCAACAAGGTCATTCATTTTAATGATCATCTCTCCACTTCCATCATTCTCTTTGTCGGAGGAAGTATCATATAGTTGTGGTGGAATTTGCTGCTTTGTTGGCAGCAGCGCGAGTGTCCCGAAAGCttaccaccactactactactactgacTCAAACCTGAGTGTGtgcaaaaatatttcaaatattcctCTGTCGCCAGTTTTAGCAAACATAATCGTATTGCATAGGATTGCAGCTCATTTTCTActactcaaacacacacacacagaggaagACAATTAGCACCCCAAGTACCGGTCACAGAGGGGGGAGGTTTTTGTCTGTACCTGTGAGGCCTATgaccccctctctctctgcctctctACCATCCCTATCTGGCCGCAATCGCAACACATCATTCACCCCGACGACTTAgaggaggaaggaaggaaggctAAAATATACACAACCGTTAGGAAAGATAGTATCGCGCATTTGTTTATACGTTAGTTCAGCCGTTTCGTGTTATTTATAGGATTTCACAAAACCCCATCCTTCGCTCTGTGTCTCCCTCTGTGAGGTGGCGAAGGGGAAAGAGATGAACCTGGCCACATCCGCCACCAGCAACCAGCACAGCACAGTCGTCAAGCCGAAACAAAACAGAGTGTTACTGCAGCTAATTATTCACACCTTCATCGTACCAAACGCGCTCCGTTTCCTTTGCGATAGAAACGGGCGGGTGGGCGCGCACAAAGGTGGTGGAAATCCCTCCCTATATCGGGAAAAATCATAATGTTTTGCGGGCGAGGAAATCAATACAGTGGCAGCACAGAGCAAATGCGCACTGTGTGGCGTTGGATAATTGCGAAATAGTTTTAAAGTGTAAATGACGTTCAAATTCTCTTTTGCACCTGTGTACAATGCACCAGAGGGGGCGGCCCGAGACGTAATTACGAtcagcttttgttttgcccttttttcatGCAAACCTTCTAAGATCTGCCCCACAATACGTCGTAGTCCCTTTTactctcctttccctttccttcaCAAATACACATACAGAGCACAGCACGCCGTCGTATCAATTGCACTCAATTGTAGCAAATTGACCGGGTTACCTCGGGGTGTTTTGCGGTTTTGCAGCGGGGTGGAAAGGTGCTGCAATGACATGCGAGTGTGCCTACGATGCACAAATCGTCGTCACCAGATGTTACGTCCATCGTATTATTGCGTGTTGAATGATTGAGTGAGTCAATCGGAAAAAAACTAGGTGAACGTACGAAAACGACGTAACAGTTAATTCTATGGCGAGAAATTTGAGTACCGAAAATGTGTCTAAATGGAACTTATTTACCGGTTAATGTAAAAAAGCCAAGACGGTATGCAAAGAAAAGGTGGCATTTATGATCGACAGTGGTCTCTcgcgatgggaaaaatgaagttttcgttgAAATTGATTCCAGATAGTAGGTCCGGTATCAGTTTCctaaatcgattccagaatcgactcccgaatcagaatcggcttcggaatccgAGTTGGTTTTGGCATCTCCATAACAATAgacgtttgggtccaatgatgctacgtattgatagcagcaaagaatcaaaatttacttgttaaggatccattctcatggagattctcggactgatttcgcttccgAAACTTcgtatttcaattcaagaattGCGGAGCTAACTctaattctggagtcaattctgattccgttaccgaAGCAAATTGCAATTCCCATGTCTACTACGAATCCGGacccgattctgattccagtATCGAAACGGGAAGCAAATCTGGAATCCGactccggagtcgactccaacttcagctccggaatcggttccggaattaattccgaacacggaatcgaaatcgggtaggtccaattctgagctcccaccactacagGGGCcaaaagagaatgaaaaaaataacctcAAATTAACACCAATAAGCAACACTCTCTTTGGCGAGCATATCAATCACATTATCAAGC
Proteins encoded:
- the LOC120955183 gene encoding mitogen-activated protein kinase p38b-like isoform X1; this translates as MPKFYRTEINKTEWEVPEKYQVLTPVGSGAYGQVCSAMDTEHNVKVAIKKLARPFQSAVHAKRTYRELRMLKHMNHENIIGLLDVFHPGANNTLESFQQVYLVTHLMGADLNNIIRTQRLSDEHVQFLVYQILRGLKYIHSAGIIHRDLKPSNIAVNEDCELKILDFGLARPTENEMTGYVATRWYRAPEIMLNWMHYNQTVDIWSVGCIMAELLTGRTLFPGTDHIHQLNLIMEILGTPNDEFMAKISSESARHYIKSLPKTEKRNFSDVFRGANPLAIDLLEKMLELDADKRITAEQALAHPYLEKYADPSDEPTSSLYDQSFEDMDLPVERWKELVFKEVLNFVPQQHAHIGGEPQA
- the LOC120955183 gene encoding mitogen-activated protein kinase p38b-like isoform X2, which translates into the protein MPKFYRTEINKTEWEVPEKYQVLTPVGSGAYGQVCSAMDTEHNVKVAIKKLARPFQSAVHAKRTYRELRMLKHMNHENIIGLLDVFHPGANNTLESFQQVYLVTHLMGADLNNIIRTQRLSDEHVQFLVYQILRGLKYIHSAGIIHRDLKPSNIAVNEDCELKILDFGLARPTENEMTGYVATRWYRAPEIMLNWMHYNQTVDIWSVGCIMAELLTGRTLFPGTDHIDHLTRVMFFCGTPNEELMQKITSEEARHYIKSLPKTEKRNFSDVFRGANPLAIDLLEKMLELDADKRITAEQALAHPYLEKYADPSDEPTSSLYDQSFEDMDLPVERWKELVFKEVLNFVPQQHAHIGGEPQA